A window of Phycobacter azelaicus contains these coding sequences:
- a CDS encoding tetratricopeptide repeat protein has protein sequence MRQFILVTTGLVGVLALSACVKPDGKETVERAFEEVNVVDAHNLNEVMLTVADPNEAVSYFQKSLKSSPDRIDFQRGLATSLIRAKRNTEAAGAWKKVAAHSEATVEDRISLADALIRVGDWKGAEDALDSVPPTHETYRRYRLEAMVADANKEWKRADSFYEIATGLTTQPAKVMNNWGYSKLSRGQFAEAERLFSDAIRQDPTLFTAKNNLVLARGAQRNYTLPVIPLDQTERAQLLHTMALSAVKQGDVKTGENLLREALATHPQHFEAAARSLAALENG, from the coding sequence ATGCGCCAGTTTATTCTTGTTACAACAGGTCTTGTGGGCGTTCTTGCCCTTTCGGCCTGTGTTAAACCCGATGGCAAAGAAACAGTTGAACGCGCCTTTGAAGAGGTCAATGTCGTGGATGCGCATAACCTCAACGAGGTCATGCTCACCGTTGCCGACCCCAACGAGGCCGTGAGCTATTTCCAGAAATCCCTGAAATCCTCGCCTGATCGCATCGACTTTCAGCGCGGGCTTGCCACCTCGCTGATCCGGGCCAAGCGCAACACCGAAGCCGCAGGCGCCTGGAAAAAGGTCGCGGCCCATTCCGAGGCCACGGTTGAGGATCGCATCTCGCTGGCGGACGCCCTTATCCGTGTCGGTGACTGGAAAGGTGCAGAGGATGCGCTGGATTCTGTCCCCCCCACCCATGAAACCTATCGCCGCTATCGTCTGGAAGCGATGGTTGCGGATGCCAACAAGGAATGGAAACGCGCCGACAGTTTCTATGAAATCGCCACGGGCCTGACGACACAGCCTGCAAAGGTGATGAACAACTGGGGTTATTCCAAGCTTTCACGGGGCCAATTCGCCGAGGCCGAGCGCCTCTTCAGCGATGCGATCCGCCAGGACCCCACGCTGTTCACCGCCAAGAACAACCTGGTTCTCGCCCGAGGTGCCCAGCGCAACTATACGCTGCCAGTGATCCCGCTTGATCAGACCGAACGCGCGCAGCTGTTGCACACGATGGCCTTGTCCGCGGTCAAGCAGGGCGACGTCAAAACGGGTGAGAACCTTCTGCGCGAAGCCCTTGCGACCCATCCGCAGCATTTCGAGGCCGCCGCCCGCTCCCTTGCGGCGCTTGAAAACGGCTGA
- a CDS encoding tetratricopeptide repeat protein, whose translation MTRLRRVAELRPCPFHFAARAAALVAFLVASSCAPQFARQEPDSPWAPGVDLRKQAEDGLVVGHRLMDAGEYELALDAFNRAALDQGLTPEVLSGMGSANLGLGRLGQAEDLLRRATEAAPDWPEALNNLGVVLMERGKTPEAAQILRRAYALDNGESDAIRDNLRRALEKLENSAHSDPQNESRSDFTLMRQGGGSYRIEKNP comes from the coding sequence ATGACCAGGCTGCGCAGGGTGGCGGAACTCCGCCCCTGCCCCTTTCACTTCGCCGCCCGCGCCGCTGCGCTGGTGGCGTTTCTCGTTGCCTCGTCCTGTGCACCGCAGTTCGCACGGCAAGAGCCTGACAGCCCCTGGGCGCCCGGCGTGGATCTGCGCAAACAGGCCGAAGACGGTCTGGTGGTCGGCCACCGCCTGATGGATGCGGGCGAATACGAGCTGGCACTCGATGCCTTCAACAGGGCCGCATTGGATCAGGGACTGACACCCGAGGTGCTCTCTGGCATGGGATCTGCCAACCTCGGCCTTGGTCGTCTGGGGCAGGCCGAAGACCTGTTGCGACGTGCCACCGAGGCGGCCCCCGACTGGCCAGAGGCCCTGAACAACCTTGGTGTTGTCCTGATGGAGCGGGGCAAAACGCCTGAAGCCGCGCAGATCCTGCGCCGGGCCTATGCGCTCGATAATGGCGAAAGTGACGCAATCCGGGATAATTTGCGTCGGGCACTCGAAAAACTTGAAAATTCCGCGCATAGTGATCCGCAAAACGAAAGTCGAAGTGACTTCACATTGATGCGGCAAGGCGGCGGCAGTTATCGGATCGAAAAGAATCCTTAG
- a CDS encoding type II secretion system F family protein: MSILSDLNGLLTDQFGAFGPLLAIGILGLLMIVLAIPLLLNQPEDPLKKLQKDMSPETQPKQQKERLRQGNRNEQLQKFASFLEPQNAEELSAMELKLRQAGYASKDSVRLFRFAQFALGLLGLGAGLFYVFVMKAGTEFDSQQLALRILGPGGAGYMLPRYWITRRIEERKKQITQGFPDALDMMLVCVEAGQSLDQSIVRVAKELHASYPALAEEFEIVAYEMKAGKEKEKVMRDMGTRCGVQDISSFVTVMIQSQAFGTSIADALRVYADEMRDKRVMRAEEAANKLPVKMTLATMGLTVPPLLIILVGPSVEGIANMGNMGN; encoded by the coding sequence ATGTCCATCCTGTCCGACTTGAACGGTCTCCTGACTGATCAGTTTGGTGCTTTCGGTCCGCTCCTTGCCATCGGCATCCTGGGCCTTCTGATGATCGTTCTGGCAATACCCCTGCTGCTCAACCAGCCCGAAGATCCGCTCAAGAAGCTGCAAAAGGACATGTCGCCCGAGACACAGCCCAAACAGCAGAAAGAGCGCCTGCGCCAAGGTAATCGGAACGAGCAGCTGCAAAAGTTCGCCTCGTTCCTGGAGCCGCAGAACGCCGAAGAGCTGTCTGCGATGGAGCTGAAACTGCGCCAGGCGGGCTATGCCTCCAAAGACTCTGTCCGCCTGTTTCGCTTTGCCCAGTTTGCCTTGGGGCTTTTGGGTCTCGGCGCCGGGCTGTTCTACGTCTTTGTGATGAAAGCCGGGACGGAATTTGACAGCCAGCAGCTGGCCCTTCGCATTCTTGGTCCCGGCGGCGCAGGCTACATGCTCCCCAGATACTGGATCACCCGCCGCATCGAAGAGCGCAAGAAACAGATCACCCAAGGCTTTCCCGACGCGCTGGACATGATGCTGGTCTGCGTGGAGGCGGGGCAGTCTCTTGACCAATCCATCGTGCGCGTCGCAAAGGAGCTGCACGCCTCCTACCCCGCGCTGGCCGAAGAATTCGAAATCGTTGCCTATGAGATGAAGGCAGGCAAGGAAAAGGAAAAGGTGATGCGCGATATGGGCACCCGTTGCGGGGTGCAGGACATATCCTCTTTTGTCACCGTGATGATCCAATCCCAGGCCTTTGGTACATCCATCGCCGATGCGCTACGGGTCTACGCGGACGAAATGCGTGACAAGCGCGTGATGCGCGCCGAAGAGGCCGCAAACAAGTTGCCTGTGAAAATGACTCTTGCCACAATGGGCCTGACAGTGCCTCCGCTTCTGATCATTCTGGTCGGACCTTCGGTGGAAGGCATCGCGAACATGGGCAATATGGGTAACTGA
- a CDS encoding type II secretion system F family protein, whose protein sequence is MQVPIEPLIYGLIFVGVIVLVEGIYLVVFGKSIRLNSKVSRRLEMLEKGNTREEVLEQLRKELKQHGKSQSIPLYSLLAERAQKAAIAFTPQQLMMIMAGVAIIAFIALSVATAAPLPVRALGALIIGVGGVFFWVNKKASKRMAMIEEQLPDAVELMVRSLRVGHPFSSAIQIVSNEIEDPLASEFGMIADESAYGRDIGEALKEMAERLDLQDMRFLAVAVTIQQQSGGNLAEVLAGLAKVIRARFRLFRKVKAITAEAQWSGKFLSGFPLFALGVLLVRDPNYYDNVLDHPWFIPACFVVGIMLTVNLFVMKMLTNIEV, encoded by the coding sequence ATGCAAGTGCCTATAGAACCGCTGATTTACGGGCTTATCTTTGTCGGTGTCATCGTCCTGGTGGAAGGGATCTACCTTGTCGTCTTCGGCAAATCGATCCGCCTTAACAGCAAGGTCAGCCGTCGGCTTGAGATGCTGGAGAAGGGTAATACCCGTGAAGAGGTGTTGGAGCAGCTTCGCAAAGAACTGAAACAGCACGGAAAATCCCAGTCCATTCCGCTCTATTCACTATTGGCAGAGCGCGCCCAGAAAGCCGCGATCGCTTTCACGCCACAACAGTTGATGATGATCATGGCCGGGGTGGCCATCATCGCCTTTATTGCATTGAGCGTCGCCACCGCAGCCCCTCTGCCCGTCCGCGCCCTCGGAGCGCTGATCATTGGCGTCGGCGGCGTGTTTTTCTGGGTCAACAAAAAGGCCAGCAAACGTATGGCCATGATCGAGGAACAACTGCCTGATGCAGTCGAACTGATGGTGCGGTCTCTGCGTGTCGGGCACCCGTTCTCTTCGGCCATTCAGATCGTTTCAAACGAAATTGAGGACCCGCTTGCCTCCGAGTTCGGCATGATCGCCGATGAGTCCGCCTATGGTCGCGACATCGGCGAAGCGCTCAAGGAAATGGCCGAGCGGCTGGATCTGCAGGACATGCGCTTTTTGGCGGTTGCCGTCACGATCCAGCAGCAGTCTGGCGGTAACCTAGCAGAGGTTCTGGCCGGTCTTGCCAAGGTGATCCGCGCCCGCTTCCGCCTGTTCCGCAAGGTGAAGGCCATCACCGCCGAAGCGCAATGGTCGGGCAAATTCCTGTCCGGTTTCCCCTTGTTCGCCCTGGGCGTTCTGCTGGTCAGAGATCCAAACTACTATGACAACGTGCTCGATCATCCCTGGTTCATTCCCGCCTGTTTCGTGGTCGGGATCATGCTGACGGTCAATCTGTTCGTCATGAAGATGCTCACCAACATCGAGGTCTGA
- a CDS encoding CpaF family protein, protein MFSRYKKQAPSARTAPAPAPAPIPGAEEAPAPAASLRRPVTRKTAEAAPADKDRKRKERLGEIKVQLHRELLDNLNLAALEKASEKELRGEISQIAGEILEEKGIVLNREDRMTLNKELYDEVTGLGPLESLLQDETVSDILVNGPQQIFVEREGKLQLSDVTFKDEKHLMRIIDKIVSAVGRRVDESNPYVDARLADGSRFNAMVPPIAVDGSLVSIRKFKKDKLGIDDLVKFGAFTEEMAAYLQAAVSTRLNVIVSGGTGSGKTTTLNALSSFIDDSERILTIEDTAELQLQQTHVGRMESRPPNVEGKGEVSPRDCLKNALRMRPDRIIVGETRGEEVIDMLQAMNTGHDGSMTTIHANSARDGVSRLENMIAMAGIEMPIKAVRSQISSAVNVIVQASRLQDGSRRMTSITEITGMEGDVISMQEIFRFQRVGLTPDNKIIGHFTATGVRSHYSERFRLWGYDLPPSIYEPTRME, encoded by the coding sequence TTGTTTTCCAGATATAAAAAGCAAGCACCCAGCGCTCGGACGGCTCCGGCTCCAGCGCCTGCTCCCATCCCTGGTGCTGAGGAGGCACCCGCACCGGCCGCGTCCCTGCGTCGCCCGGTCACCCGCAAGACGGCCGAAGCCGCCCCGGCGGACAAAGATCGCAAACGCAAGGAACGTCTGGGCGAAATCAAGGTGCAACTGCATCGGGAACTGCTCGACAACCTGAACCTTGCGGCGCTGGAAAAGGCCAGCGAAAAGGAACTGCGCGGTGAAATCTCGCAAATCGCCGGCGAAATCCTTGAAGAGAAGGGCATCGTTCTCAATCGCGAAGACCGCATGACGCTCAACAAGGAGCTTTATGACGAGGTCACCGGCCTCGGCCCGCTGGAATCGCTTTTGCAGGATGAAACGGTCAGCGATATTCTGGTGAACGGTCCGCAGCAGATCTTTGTGGAGCGCGAGGGCAAGCTGCAGCTGTCCGACGTCACCTTCAAGGATGAAAAGCACCTGATGCGCATCATCGACAAGATCGTCTCAGCCGTGGGACGACGCGTTGATGAATCCAACCCCTACGTGGACGCCCGTCTTGCAGATGGCTCACGCTTCAACGCCATGGTCCCACCCATTGCAGTGGATGGATCGCTGGTTTCGATCCGAAAGTTCAAAAAAGACAAGCTTGGCATCGACGACCTGGTGAAATTTGGTGCTTTTACAGAAGAAATGGCTGCTTATCTGCAAGCCGCCGTTTCCACCCGTCTGAACGTGATCGTCTCAGGGGGAACCGGTTCGGGCAAAACGACAACGCTCAACGCGCTTTCGAGCTTCATTGACGACTCCGAGCGGATCCTGACCATCGAAGACACTGCGGAACTACAGCTGCAGCAGACCCATGTGGGCCGGATGGAAAGTCGTCCGCCCAACGTCGAGGGCAAGGGAGAAGTCTCGCCGCGGGACTGTCTAAAAAACGCCCTGCGCATGCGTCCAGACCGTATCATCGTGGGCGAAACCCGCGGGGAAGAAGTCATCGACATGCTGCAGGCCATGAACACCGGTCACGACGGTTCGATGACCACGATCCACGCCAACTCGGCCCGTGATGGGGTGTCGCGCCTTGAGAACATGATCGCAATGGCAGGCATCGAAATGCCGATCAAGGCGGTGCGCAGCCAGATTTCATCGGCTGTGAATGTCATCGTACAGGCCTCGCGTCTGCAAGACGGCTCGCGCCGGATGACCTCGATCACCGAGATCACCGGCATGGAGGGCGATGTGATCTCCATGCAGGAAATCTTCCGTTTCCAGCGTGTCGGCCTGACCCCGGACAACAAGATCATCGGCCATTTCACGGCCACCGGCGTGCGCAGCCACTATTCCGAGAGATTCCGCCTGTGGGGGTATGATCTGCCGCCGTCAATCTATGAACCCACACGGATGGAGTGA
- a CDS encoding AAA family ATPase, whose protein sequence is MSSGLPQTDTPAIVACTISRDVQNFDLLIEDMETALGEAWGDLGFNEALTFFNQPEAESLQFVAMAMDCEDEENLPLMGDIITEAHAKGIKVILIAEDVTPAALHSLLRQGADEFIPYPLPEQELQAAIERLSAPEPQPEPAAENPHQLKTGSRREGALIVCHGLAGGTGSTTLAVNLAWELAELSKSKEPRVCLLDFDMQYGSVSTYLDLPRREAVMEMLSETDSLDEEVFGQALLPFQEKLQVLTAPSDMIPLEIITPEDVERVVEMARSHFDFVVVDLPHTLVQWSETMLQLAHVYFALIELDMRSAQNTVRMKRALQSEGLPFDKLRFVLNRAPKFTDLTGKSRVKRMADSLGISIDLQMPDGGKPVLQSCDHGQPLALSNAKNPLRKEIAKLAQSLHELGQSEADAAA, encoded by the coding sequence ATGAGCAGCGGACTACCGCAAACTGATACACCTGCCATTGTTGCCTGTACCATCAGCCGCGATGTGCAGAATTTCGACCTCTTGATCGAAGACATGGAAACCGCCTTGGGGGAGGCTTGGGGCGATCTGGGCTTCAACGAAGCGCTGACCTTCTTCAACCAGCCCGAAGCCGAATCGCTGCAATTCGTTGCAATGGCGATGGATTGCGAGGACGAAGAAAATCTGCCCCTGATGGGTGATATCATCACCGAGGCCCACGCAAAGGGCATTAAGGTCATTCTGATCGCCGAGGATGTCACCCCGGCCGCCTTGCACTCCCTGCTGCGCCAGGGCGCCGACGAATTCATCCCCTACCCGCTTCCCGAACAAGAGCTACAGGCGGCCATCGAACGTCTCAGCGCGCCTGAACCTCAGCCGGAACCGGCAGCGGAAAACCCGCACCAGCTGAAAACAGGCAGCCGTCGCGAAGGCGCCCTGATCGTGTGTCACGGGCTGGCCGGGGGCACCGGATCAACCACGCTTGCCGTGAACCTTGCCTGGGAGCTGGCAGAACTCAGCAAAAGCAAGGAACCAAGGGTCTGCCTGCTGGATTTCGACATGCAGTACGGATCCGTATCTACGTATCTGGACCTGCCGCGCCGCGAGGCGGTCATGGAGATGCTGAGCGAAACAGACAGCCTTGATGAAGAGGTGTTTGGCCAGGCGCTTTTGCCGTTTCAGGAAAAACTGCAGGTCCTGACGGCCCCTTCGGACATGATCCCGCTTGAAATCATCACGCCTGAGGATGTCGAACGGGTAGTCGAGATGGCCCGCAGTCATTTCGATTTCGTGGTGGTGGATCTGCCGCACACACTGGTACAATGGTCCGAAACCATGCTGCAGCTGGCTCATGTCTATTTTGCACTGATCGAGCTGGACATGCGCTCGGCCCAGAACACGGTGCGCATGAAACGCGCCCTGCAATCCGAAGGACTGCCGTTTGACAAGCTGCGGTTCGTTTTGAACCGAGCACCAAAGTTCACCGATCTGACCGGGAAATCCCGTGTCAAACGCATGGCAGACAGCCTTGGAATATCGATTGACCTGCAAATGCCGGATGGTGGCAAGCCGGTTCTGCAAAGCTGCGATCACGGCCAGCCCTTGGCGCTTTCCAATGCCAAAAACCCGCTACGCAAGGAGATCGCGAAACTCGCTCAGTCCCTGCATGAGCTGGGCCAGAGCGAAGCGGACGCAGCCGCCTAA
- a CDS encoding OmpA family protein, whose translation MIKKSAALALMLTTAACATREAGEPLSSNVFGHSTLNNAAVMSGERDYAIQLAGRFAEEVPTTITFDFDSARLDGAARATLDRQAHWIKQFPEVRFRVYGHTDAVGSAAYNKRLGKRRAQAAVNYLVSKGISRARLEALVSYGETQPLIVTQQRERRNRRTVTEVSGFLKRHPTVLDGKYAQIVYREYLASAVPATTLTAEQSLQSTLE comes from the coding sequence ATGATCAAGAAATCCGCTGCCTTGGCGCTTATGCTGACTACAGCCGCTTGCGCGACCCGCGAAGCCGGGGAGCCTTTGTCCAGCAATGTCTTTGGTCATTCCACGCTGAACAATGCCGCCGTGATGAGCGGCGAGCGCGACTATGCCATCCAACTTGCGGGTCGCTTTGCCGAGGAAGTGCCGACCACCATCACCTTCGATTTTGACAGTGCCCGCCTTGATGGCGCTGCACGGGCGACACTGGATCGTCAGGCTCACTGGATCAAGCAGTTCCCCGAGGTGCGCTTCCGTGTCTATGGCCACACCGATGCCGTTGGCAGCGCTGCCTACAACAAACGCCTTGGCAAACGGCGCGCCCAGGCCGCCGTGAATTACCTGGTTTCCAAAGGCATCAGCCGGGCACGCCTGGAAGCGCTTGTCTCTTATGGTGAAACCCAGCCCCTGATCGTCACCCAGCAGCGCGAAAGACGCAACCGCCGCACCGTCACCGAAGTAAGCGGCTTCCTCAAGCGTCATCCCACTGTCCTGGACGGGAAGTACGCTCAGATCGTCTATCGTGAGTATCTTGCAAGTGCCGTCCCGGCAACGACGCTGACGGCGGAGCAATCCCTGCAATCCACCTTGGAATAA
- a CDS encoding type II and III secretion system protein family protein, which produces MAFRRFLAAALTGLSLVCVAVPDGALANGVRVVKKGASASLDVPMNRAVVVESDVPFAELSIANPSIADISSLSDRTIYVLGKSPGLTTLTLLDASGRLITNVDVRVAADVSEFKERLRQILPGEKIEVRTANDGIVLSGTVSSSARLQRALDLAERYAPDRVSNLMSVGGVQQVMLKVRFAEMQRSVSKSLSSSLGVNGGSSFGVNGGVNTLNNQPALTGALGGSIPDANSNTGAILFGFNVGSVQVGLLLEALEQKGVVRTLAEPNLSALSGQEAKFLAGGEYPVPVAQEDGLITVDFKPFGIELNFIPRVVDEDIVNLELKAAVSAIDPTNTLELNGLSINAFSRRETSTTVEMRDGESFAIAGLIKDEFLDNASQLPWISDVPVLGALFRSADYQRSQTELVIIVSAHLVTPTRGEALALPTDRIKPPSEADLFLFGRTARSRSGPASEVAKQDFNGSYGYVMD; this is translated from the coding sequence ATGGCATTTCGAAGGTTTCTTGCGGCGGCCCTGACCGGGCTCTCGCTGGTATGCGTCGCGGTTCCTGATGGAGCCTTGGCCAATGGTGTACGCGTTGTCAAAAAAGGCGCCTCTGCCTCTTTGGACGTACCAATGAACCGCGCGGTCGTGGTAGAGAGCGATGTCCCCTTTGCGGAACTCAGCATCGCCAATCCCAGCATCGCGGATATCTCCTCCCTTTCGGATCGCACCATATATGTGCTCGGCAAGTCGCCCGGACTGACAACGCTGACCCTGCTGGATGCCTCTGGCCGACTGATCACGAACGTCGATGTTCGCGTGGCTGCCGATGTCAGCGAATTCAAGGAACGTCTGCGTCAGATCCTGCCCGGCGAAAAAATCGAAGTACGCACCGCCAATGACGGCATCGTTCTCTCTGGTACCGTTTCAAGCTCGGCGCGCTTGCAGCGTGCGCTGGATTTGGCCGAACGCTATGCCCCTGATCGCGTCAGCAACCTGATGTCGGTGGGCGGCGTCCAGCAAGTCATGCTGAAGGTTCGCTTTGCCGAGATGCAGCGCTCCGTTTCAAAGTCGCTCAGTTCATCACTTGGGGTGAATGGTGGCAGCAGCTTTGGTGTCAATGGCGGGGTAAACACACTCAACAACCAGCCCGCGCTGACCGGGGCACTGGGCGGAAGTATCCCTGACGCCAACAGCAATACCGGCGCCATCCTGTTTGGATTCAACGTCGGGTCGGTTCAGGTCGGCCTGCTTCTGGAAGCTCTGGAGCAAAAAGGCGTTGTCCGCACGCTGGCCGAGCCGAACCTGTCGGCCCTGTCCGGGCAGGAGGCTAAGTTCCTGGCGGGCGGTGAATATCCGGTTCCGGTCGCTCAGGAAGACGGGCTGATCACGGTCGATTTCAAACCCTTCGGTATCGAGCTGAACTTCATCCCTCGCGTGGTGGACGAGGACATCGTGAACCTAGAACTGAAAGCTGCGGTCTCGGCTATTGATCCGACCAACACGCTTGAGCTGAACGGACTGTCGATCAACGCCTTCTCGCGCCGGGAGACCTCCACCACCGTGGAAATGCGCGATGGAGAGAGCTTTGCAATCGCCGGTTTGATCAAGGATGAATTCCTCGACAACGCCTCGCAGTTGCCCTGGATCAGCGACGTACCTGTGCTGGGGGCTCTGTTCCGCAGCGCCGACTATCAGCGGTCTCAGACCGAGTTGGTCATCATCGTCAGCGCCCATCTTGTCACGCCCACGCGCGGCGAAGCGCTGGCCCTGCCCACCGACCGTATCAAACCACCCAGCGAGGCGGATCTGTTCCTGTTCGGGCGCACCGCACGCAGCCGGTCAGGCCCTGCAAGCGAGGTTGCAAAGCAGGACTTCAACGGCTCCTATGGCTACGTAATGGACTGA
- the cpaB gene encoding Flp pilus assembly protein CpaB, whose amino-acid sequence MRAVFGLVLIVGVALAGGAVMMAKNYISAYQNELARERANRAEVVPTTDVYVATKQLKYGERLTEEAVRKVRWPEESVPEGAFTSLEELFPPERSDEPRVVLRTMEKDEPLLTVKVSAPGEDAGITSRLARGMRAFAIKVDVASGVSGFLRPGDRVDVYWTGAVRGANVAVQGDVTRLIETNVELIAVDQSAGGDIDGAVIARTVTVAARPEQVAALAQAQSTGKLSLALVGAEDDTVAAMVEVDQRKLLGLSAVEAPVVAQEERVCTIRTRRGAEVVEIPIPCSN is encoded by the coding sequence ATGCGTGCGGTTTTCGGACTCGTGCTGATTGTCGGTGTCGCCTTGGCCGGTGGCGCCGTTATGATGGCGAAGAACTACATCTCGGCCTATCAGAATGAATTGGCCCGCGAACGGGCAAACCGTGCGGAAGTTGTTCCGACCACGGATGTTTATGTTGCAACGAAGCAGCTGAAATATGGTGAGCGCCTGACGGAAGAAGCGGTTCGCAAGGTGCGCTGGCCAGAGGAGTCGGTACCCGAAGGGGCCTTCACCAGCCTCGAAGAGCTGTTCCCGCCGGAGCGCTCTGATGAGCCTCGCGTGGTGCTGCGCACCATGGAAAAGGACGAACCGCTGCTGACCGTCAAGGTGAGCGCACCGGGCGAAGATGCCGGCATCACCTCACGCCTTGCACGCGGCATGCGGGCCTTTGCGATCAAGGTCGACGTGGCATCGGGCGTGTCCGGGTTTCTGCGGCCGGGCGACCGCGTCGACGTCTACTGGACCGGCGCAGTCCGCGGAGCGAATGTCGCGGTTCAGGGTGATGTGACACGGTTGATCGAGACCAATGTCGAACTGATCGCCGTCGACCAGAGCGCCGGCGGCGACATTGACGGCGCAGTCATTGCCCGCACCGTCACCGTAGCGGCGCGCCCCGAACAGGTGGCCGCGCTGGCCCAGGCGCAAAGCACAGGTAAGCTTTCTCTGGCGCTTGTCGGCGCCGAGGATGACACGGTTGCCGCCATGGTCGAGGTGGACCAGCGCAAGCTGCTTGGCCTCAGCGCGGTTGAAGCACCGGTCGTGGCACAAGAAGAACGTGTCTGCACCATCCGCACCCGCCGCGGCGCTGAAGTGGTGGAGATCCCGATCCCCTGCTCGAACTGA
- a CDS encoding lytic transglycosylase domain-containing protein: MPLCRSIVAGAAVVFTFIASSVGAEQAPKPFPEFEAKRVKPPKPGTSQRITVQIAPPPAQPEVSAKGPVGEDTPEKGRYAWFWDEIPADLAGSSGAVRLERAMTVLGSPQGAGVSAPRLQTLQEIVAAQGVPILMASLEAQVSPALTLAVIAVESAGKTDAVSAAGAQGLMQLMPDTASRFGVADVFAAQENIAGGVRYLDWLLQEFDGDPILALAGYNAGEGAVRDHAGVPPFAETRDYVPKVLAAYRVARGLCMSPPELITDGCVFRQVK; this comes from the coding sequence ATGCCCTTATGTCGTTCAATTGTCGCCGGTGCGGCCGTTGTCTTTACGTTCATTGCCAGTTCCGTGGGGGCGGAGCAGGCACCAAAACCCTTTCCGGAGTTTGAGGCTAAGCGGGTCAAACCGCCAAAGCCTGGCACGTCGCAGCGCATCACCGTGCAAATCGCGCCGCCGCCTGCTCAGCCCGAAGTATCTGCCAAAGGGCCGGTCGGCGAGGATACACCTGAAAAGGGGCGTTATGCCTGGTTCTGGGACGAAATCCCGGCCGATCTTGCGGGCTCCAGCGGCGCAGTACGGCTTGAGCGAGCAATGACAGTATTGGGATCGCCACAAGGCGCAGGCGTTTCGGCGCCGCGCCTGCAAACCTTACAGGAAATCGTTGCGGCCCAGGGGGTGCCTATTCTTATGGCCAGCCTCGAGGCACAGGTGTCTCCTGCTTTGACCCTGGCTGTCATTGCCGTTGAAAGCGCCGGCAAGACCGATGCGGTAAGTGCCGCCGGGGCGCAGGGTCTGATGCAGCTGATGCCGGACACCGCCAGTCGATTTGGTGTGGCAGATGTCTTTGCCGCCCAGGAGAACATCGCGGGCGGCGTGCGATACCTCGACTGGCTTTTGCAGGAGTTCGATGGCGATCCAATTCTGGCGCTTGCTGGCTACAATGCGGGAGAGGGTGCCGTGCGGGACCATGCAGGCGTGCCACCTTTTGCGGAGACGCGGGACTACGTGCCAAAGGTGTTGGCCGCGTACCGCGTCGCGCGGGGTCTGTGCATGAGCCCGCCCGAGCTGATCACCGATGGCTGCGTGTTCCGTCAGGTGAAGTAA
- a CDS encoding TetR/AcrR family transcriptional regulator, with the protein MRPNKRDELVRKALDVFYRNGFHATGMDKLVAETGVSKTSMYKHFRTKEELILAVLRLRDENFRNWLYRRIEELADTPEGQLLALFDALSEWFERPEFRGCMFIKASAEFQEVNHPIHAQSAAHKQFLQDHFVGLAADAGAEEPLNLARQLLLLKEGAIVSAVMARGGGLAGDPAADAKAAARKLIELHIQKS; encoded by the coding sequence ATGCGCCCCAACAAAAGAGACGAGCTGGTCCGAAAGGCCCTCGATGTTTTCTATCGTAACGGGTTTCACGCCACCGGCATGGACAAGCTGGTCGCGGAAACCGGGGTGTCGAAAACATCGATGTACAAGCACTTTCGCACCAAGGAAGAACTGATCCTTGCAGTCCTGCGCCTTCGGGACGAAAACTTTCGCAACTGGCTTTATCGGCGCATCGAAGAGCTGGCAGACACTCCCGAAGGACAGCTGCTGGCCCTGTTCGACGCTCTGTCGGAATGGTTCGAAAGGCCCGAATTCCGTGGCTGTATGTTCATCAAGGCCAGTGCAGAGTTTCAGGAGGTGAACCACCCGATCCACGCGCAAAGCGCCGCGCACAAGCAGTTCCTGCAGGATCACTTTGTTGGGCTCGCTGCCGATGCAGGCGCCGAAGAGCCGCTCAATCTGGCCCGGCAGCTGTTGCTATTGAAAGAGGGCGCTATCGTTTCGGCCGTGATGGCGCGCGGCGGGGGGCTGGCTGGTGATCCGGCAGCCGACGCAAAAGCAGCCGCGCGCAAACTAATTGAACTTCACATCCAGAAATCGTGA